From a region of the Aulosira sp. FACHB-615 genome:
- a CDS encoding aldehyde dehydrogenase: protein MITAELSKISELIKQQRQFFQTGKTKDIAFRLEKLRTLKQAIIDNEADIIQALKADFQKPEFESYITEIGITKEIDYAIKHLHSWAKPQKAAVPIDFFSYSAKIYAEPLGVVLIIGPWNYPFNLIIAPLVGAIAAGNCAIIKPSELAPATSSLLAKMMAKYFAPEFITVVEGGVEASQKLLAEKFDHIFFTGGTAVGKIVMEAAAKHLTSVTLELGGKSPCIVDADINLEHTVRRITWGKFINAGQTCVAPDYLLVDKKIKPDFINGLKKTLTEFYGENPYNSADYARIISQKHCERLIKLLDKGEIVAGGESKLEERYIAPTIIDQVSLTDPVMQEEIFGPILPVIEYTDITEAIALINSKPKPLALYLFSQNKNLQQRVLQETSSGGVCLNDTVMHLGVSSLPFGGVGDSGIGNYHGKAGFDTFSHHKSVLHNSFWLDLKWRYAPYQDKLGFVKRLIK from the coding sequence ATGATTACTGCTGAATTATCTAAAATTTCTGAACTGATTAAGCAGCAACGTCAATTTTTTCAAACTGGTAAAACAAAAGATATAGCTTTTCGCCTAGAAAAACTCCGAACTCTCAAACAAGCAATAATTGATAACGAAGCTGATATTATACAAGCTTTAAAAGCAGATTTTCAGAAACCCGAATTTGAGTCTTACATCACAGAAATTGGTATTACCAAAGAAATCGATTATGCCATTAAACATTTGCACTCTTGGGCTAAACCACAAAAAGCAGCAGTGCCAATCGATTTTTTTTCTTATTCAGCTAAAATTTATGCTGAACCTTTAGGAGTTGTTTTAATTATTGGCCCTTGGAATTATCCCTTTAATTTAATTATTGCCCCCTTAGTCGGTGCGATCGCCGCAGGTAATTGCGCCATTATCAAGCCTTCAGAACTTGCCCCCGCTACCTCTAGTTTGTTAGCCAAAATGATGGCTAAATATTTTGCACCAGAGTTTATTACTGTAGTGGAAGGTGGTGTAGAAGCCAGTCAAAAGCTATTGGCAGAAAAATTTGACCATATCTTTTTTACTGGTGGTACAGCTGTGGGCAAAATTGTGATGGAAGCAGCAGCAAAACATCTCACATCAGTGACTTTAGAATTAGGCGGCAAAAGCCCTTGTATTGTTGATGCTGATATTAATTTAGAGCATACTGTTAGACGGATTACTTGGGGTAAATTTATTAATGCTGGACAAACTTGTGTTGCGCCAGATTATCTTTTAGTTGATAAAAAAATTAAGCCAGATTTCATCAATGGCTTGAAAAAAACTCTCACAGAATTTTATGGCGAAAACCCATACAATAGTGCTGATTATGCCAGAATTATCAGTCAAAAACACTGTGAAAGGTTAATTAAACTGCTTGATAAAGGTGAAATTGTGGCTGGTGGCGAAAGCAAATTAGAAGAACGCTATATTGCCCCAACAATTATTGATCAAGTCTCCTTAACAGATCCTGTAATGCAGGAAGAAATTTTTGGCCCAATTTTACCTGTAATTGAATATACAGATATTACAGAAGCGATCGCCTTAATTAATTCCAAGCCAAAACCCCTAGCTTTATACCTGTTTTCACAAAACAAAAATCTGCAACAACGAGTTTTACAAGAAACTTCTTCTGGTGGCGTTTGTCTGAATGACACAGTAATGCACCTTGGTGTTTCATCTTTACCCTTCGGTGGCGTAGGTGATAGTGGTATTGGTAACTATCATGGTAAAGCGGGTTTTGATACCTTTTCCCACCATAAAAGCGTGCTGCATAACTCCTTCTGGCTAGATTTAAAATGGCGTTATGCCCCGTATCAAGACAAATTAGGCTTTGTGAAGCGATTAATTAAGTGA
- the psbA gene encoding photosystem II q(b) protein — translation MTTTLQQRSNANVWERFCNWITSTENRIYVGWFGVLMIPTLLAATTCFVIAFIAAPPVDIDGIREPVAGSLIYGNNIISGAVVPSSNAIGLHFYPIWEAASLDEWLYNGGPYQLVIFHFLIGCACYMGRQWELSYRLGMRPWICVAYSAPLASATAVFLIYPIGQGSFSDGMPLGISGTFNFMIVFQAEHNILMHPFHMLGVAGVFGGSLFSAMHGSLVTSSLVRETTETESQNYGYKFGQEEETYNIVAAHGYFGRLIFQYASFNNSRSLHFFLAAWPVVGIWFTALGISTMAFNLNGFNFNQSVIDSQGRVINTWADIINRANLGMEVMHERNAHNFPLDLAAGEVTPVALNAPAING, via the coding sequence ATGACCACAACCTTACAACAGCGTTCTAACGCTAACGTATGGGAGCGGTTCTGCAATTGGATCACCAGCACCGAAAACCGTATTTATGTCGGTTGGTTCGGTGTATTAATGATTCCTACATTGCTGGCTGCAACCACCTGCTTCGTAATCGCATTCATCGCTGCTCCTCCTGTAGACATCGATGGTATCCGTGAACCAGTTGCTGGTTCTTTGATCTACGGAAACAACATCATCTCTGGTGCAGTTGTTCCTTCTTCTAACGCGATCGGTTTGCACTTCTACCCAATCTGGGAAGCAGCTTCCTTAGATGAGTGGTTGTACAACGGTGGCCCATACCAATTGGTAATTTTCCACTTCCTGATCGGATGTGCTTGCTACATGGGTCGTCAGTGGGAATTGTCTTACCGCTTGGGTATGCGTCCTTGGATCTGCGTAGCTTACTCTGCTCCTTTGGCTTCTGCTACAGCAGTATTCTTGATCTACCCCATCGGTCAAGGTTCCTTCTCAGACGGTATGCCTTTGGGTATCTCCGGTACCTTCAACTTCATGATCGTGTTCCAAGCAGAACACAACATCCTGATGCACCCCTTCCACATGCTCGGTGTGGCTGGTGTATTCGGCGGTTCTTTGTTCTCTGCAATGCACGGTTCTTTGGTAACTTCTTCCTTGGTTCGTGAAACAACCGAAACCGAATCTCAAAACTACGGTTACAAATTCGGTCAAGAAGAAGAAACCTATAACATCGTTGCAGCACACGGTTACTTCGGTCGCTTAATCTTCCAATATGCGTCCTTCAACAATAGCCGTTCCTTGCACTTCTTCTTAGCTGCTTGGCCTGTAGTTGGTATCTGGTTTACCGCTTTAGGTATCAGCACAATGGCGTTCAACTTGAACGGTTTCAACTTCAACCAATCCGTGATTGACTCTCAAGGTCGCGTCATCAACACCTGGGCTGACATCATCAACCGCGCTAACTTAGGTATGGAAGTAATGCACGAGCGTAACGCTCACAACTTCCCCTTAGACTTAGCTGCTGGTGAAGTTACTCCCGTTGCTTTGAATGCTCCTGCAATCAACGGTTAA
- a CDS encoding DNA phosphorothioation-associated protein 4 gives MAETGRIRVAKDKADLVKALTSSDGGTGPFQTFADVIVFAAALGAKHKKRVPLGEISKREPSPIRLEYFASVGNDVVIKLLGMTETQDINILSIHEEEYATKRNSIFEEYANGGLEILQNELRGSVDYSERILLFLSYERMNEDKQDEEFDLSKFLS, from the coding sequence ATGGCTGAAACTGGCAGAATCAGGGTTGCTAAAGATAAAGCAGATTTAGTAAAAGCATTAACCTCTTCCGATGGTGGTACTGGGCCTTTTCAAACATTTGCTGATGTGATTGTATTTGCAGCAGCCTTGGGTGCAAAGCATAAAAAGCGTGTACCTTTAGGCGAAATTTCTAAACGAGAACCATCCCCAATCAGATTAGAATATTTCGCTTCCGTCGGGAATGATGTGGTGATTAAATTATTGGGAATGACTGAAACTCAAGATATTAATATCTTATCTATTCATGAAGAAGAATATGCAACTAAACGCAACAGTATTTTTGAAGAGTATGCGAATGGGGGATTAGAGATATTACAAAATGAGTTGCGTGGATCAGTTGATTATTCAGAGAGAATTTTATTATTTCTCAGTTATGAAAGAATGAACGAAGATAAACAAGATGAGGAATTTGATTTAAGCAAATTCCTCTCTTGA
- a CDS encoding DGQHR domain-containing protein, protein MSDIASNLTTDIAKEYLERDNKDKQVLALLLEKFLEKKDQILVQKTEMGGIEAYIGSVTLEWFAGRVHFASGLPLLQKKYNPETDNIEIDADSIDEIQQRPIDWSRQAPLVQYLAARKNHKFPPVLVVINQPWVDNSKASEWDSEERATKSTTDFTPLDKDGKVGLLNVSEENVTIYALDGQHRLMGVQGLIELIKTGKLQRYKKDKTADDSFITVSDLIEQYQVEPAYLQSLPKEKIGIEFICAVNSGETRNEARRRVRSIFVHVNLMAAPLTKGQLAQLNEDDGFSIVARKIAVTHPLLEQRQNRKPRVNWNSSTVASNSTVLTTLQALQDMSERYLGQKFPHWKPLEKGLIPMRPENEEIEQGIAEFTKLFDNLAHLPSYKILAHEDTPVLRRFSFEKDGGEGNMLFRPVAQVAIAQALGFLVFKKGFSLTSIFKKLKKFDQQGGFTGMEYPQSLWYGVLYDPNKKRVQVSGKELAAKLLIYILGGLQDPMEVADLRKALANARTVENKTISFDGEFVDPKAVGLPSVLT, encoded by the coding sequence ATGAGTGACATTGCATCTAACCTCACTACTGATATTGCAAAAGAGTACCTGGAGAGAGACAACAAGGATAAACAGGTACTAGCTTTACTTCTAGAAAAATTCTTAGAGAAAAAAGACCAAATTCTGGTGCAGAAAACGGAAATGGGCGGAATTGAAGCCTATATTGGTTCCGTGACTCTAGAATGGTTCGCTGGTCGAGTTCATTTCGCTTCTGGTTTACCTCTGCTGCAAAAAAAATATAATCCAGAGACTGATAATATCGAAATTGATGCAGATAGTATCGATGAAATTCAACAGCGTCCTATTGACTGGTCACGCCAAGCACCTTTAGTTCAATATTTGGCTGCGAGAAAAAATCATAAGTTTCCCCCAGTTCTCGTAGTCATTAACCAGCCTTGGGTTGATAACTCAAAAGCCTCGGAGTGGGATAGTGAAGAACGCGCTACAAAATCTACTACCGATTTTACACCTCTAGATAAAGATGGTAAGGTGGGCTTACTCAATGTTTCTGAAGAAAATGTCACCATTTATGCACTAGATGGTCAACATCGGCTAATGGGAGTTCAGGGTTTAATTGAGTTAATTAAAACTGGCAAACTCCAGCGATATAAAAAAGATAAAACTGCCGATGATAGTTTTATTACAGTCTCAGATTTAATAGAGCAGTATCAGGTAGAACCTGCTTATTTGCAAAGCTTACCTAAAGAAAAAATTGGCATTGAATTTATTTGTGCAGTAAATTCTGGGGAAACTCGTAATGAAGCTAGAAGAAGGGTAAGGTCGATTTTTGTCCATGTTAACTTGATGGCTGCACCTTTAACTAAAGGTCAGTTAGCACAGTTAAATGAAGATGACGGTTTTTCTATTGTGGCGCGAAAAATTGCAGTAACTCATCCACTTTTAGAACAGCGTCAAAACCGTAAACCGCGTGTTAATTGGAACAGTTCAACTGTAGCGTCAAATTCGACAGTTTTGACGACATTGCAAGCTCTACAAGATATGTCTGAGAGATATTTAGGTCAAAAATTCCCTCATTGGAAACCATTGGAAAAAGGCTTAATTCCGATGCGTCCAGAAAATGAGGAAATTGAACAGGGAATTGCAGAATTCACCAAACTTTTTGATAACTTGGCACACTTACCTAGTTATAAGATTTTGGCACATGAAGATACACCAGTTTTACGAAGGTTCAGCTTTGAAAAGGATGGCGGTGAAGGAAATATGCTTTTCCGTCCTGTGGCGCAAGTTGCTATCGCTCAAGCTTTGGGATTTTTGGTGTTTAAAAAAGGGTTTTCTTTAACCAGTATTTTCAAGAAATTGAAAAAGTTTGACCAACAAGGTGGCTTTACTGGGATGGAATACCCTCAGTCTCTTTGGTATGGGGTTTTATATGACCCGAATAAAAAGCGCGTACAGGTTTCTGGAAAAGAATTAGCGGCTAAGTTATTAATTTACATTTTGGGTGGACTTCAAGATCCAATGGAAGTAGCTGATCTTCGTAAAGCTTTGGCTAATGCAAGAACAGTGGAAAATAAAACTATAAGTTTTGATGGTGAGTTTGTCGATCCAAAAGCGGTAGGGCTTCCATCTGTTCTTACTTAG
- the rpmF gene encoding 50S ribosomal protein L32 → MAVPKKKTSKSKRDKRRATWRHKAAVEAQKALSLGKSILTGRSTFVYPAAEEEEEES, encoded by the coding sequence ATGGCTGTCCCTAAGAAGAAAACATCTAAATCTAAACGCGATAAACGTCGAGCTACTTGGAGACATAAAGCTGCTGTTGAAGCTCAAAAAGCTTTGTCTCTCGGCAAGTCTATTTTGACTGGACGTTCTACATTTGTCTATCCTGCTGCTGAAGAAGAGGAAGAAGAATCATAA
- a CDS encoding caspase family protein — protein MANHWAIAIGINQYQFFQPLRCAQADAEALKDFLVQEAGFSPQRCLLMTDTSPPIGDRSTYPTKENILLLIEDLAAACWQPGDYLWFFFSGYGVNHTSQDYLMPVEGNPELMQETAIEMRSLLHSLHIAELNAVVLLDINRASSTQADATVGQETIEIAQELQLATILSCEPEQFSRESSELGYGFFTAALLAALRSGHGGSLADLNSYLNVFTPELCQHYWRPTQNPVAIVPAKPFVILPQSEVNHPVTEVPSTLEPTEAAPHELETSEVEGSIFSEENFAVALAAPPLAPTSTKNPVNSPHIGIWGEASVLQSAVAARLPDLKFPSFSLGEPQLSPSPDLIANEEYSNQQGQLAIPASETSAGRFIPDVAQPYISRLPQKKANTLWWQQFFFWGGGMMLIAAVVTVVFLRNQEKFVAGREALSAKSHEHEQVVPAKNQSAAQIASLSESKNRNQAVLDLAKMSLRQTQASDLSLAIATARKIPPGEPLYEQAQENINIWSNMILNLAEGRAKQRQYTNAIAAAQLISKESSLYPQAQTVIKQWRQEAKQYLANKTLLDAANALIKPGQASTYNRAIEVAKRVPQGQPGFDLAQKSINKWSEKILDLAKTRAAEGDLKSAITTATLVPEETSVYEDAQEAIRKWQKK, from the coding sequence ATGGCAAATCACTGGGCGATCGCGATCGGCATCAATCAATATCAATTTTTTCAACCTTTACGTTGCGCCCAAGCCGATGCCGAGGCGCTAAAAGATTTTTTGGTTCAAGAAGCAGGTTTTTCTCCCCAACGCTGTCTACTAATGACAGATACTTCACCACCAATTGGGGATAGGTCTACCTATCCCACAAAAGAAAATATTTTGCTGTTGATAGAAGACTTGGCTGCGGCTTGTTGGCAACCGGGGGATTATCTGTGGTTTTTCTTTAGTGGTTATGGTGTTAACCATACAAGCCAAGATTACTTGATGCCAGTGGAAGGTAATCCTGAGTTAATGCAGGAAACCGCCATCGAAATGCGATCGCTCTTGCACAGCCTCCACATAGCTGAACTAAATGCTGTAGTGCTGCTTGATATTAACCGGGCTTCCAGTACGCAAGCAGATGCAACCGTTGGACAAGAAACCATTGAAATAGCGCAAGAATTACAATTAGCGACGATTCTGTCTTGCGAACCAGAACAATTTTCTCGTGAAAGTAGTGAGCTAGGTTACGGATTTTTTACTGCGGCTTTGTTAGCTGCGTTACGTTCTGGTCATGGCGGCAGTTTGGCAGATTTAAACAGCTATTTAAATGTGTTCACGCCAGAATTATGTCAACACTATTGGCGACCAACTCAAAATCCAGTAGCGATAGTACCTGCTAAACCGTTTGTCATCTTGCCACAGTCAGAGGTGAATCATCCAGTTACAGAAGTTCCCAGCACACTGGAACCAACTGAAGCCGCACCCCATGAATTAGAGACATCTGAAGTTGAGGGTAGTATTTTTTCAGAAGAAAACTTTGCTGTGGCTTTGGCTGCTCCCCCATTAGCGCCAACATCAACCAAAAATCCCGTAAATTCGCCGCATATTGGGATTTGGGGAGAAGCATCGGTTTTACAGTCGGCTGTTGCTGCCAGATTACCAGATTTGAAGTTTCCCAGCTTCAGTTTAGGAGAACCACAACTTTCTCCGTCACCCGACTTAATTGCCAACGAAGAATATAGCAACCAGCAAGGGCAATTAGCGATCCCTGCTTCAGAAACAAGTGCGGGGAGATTTATTCCCGATGTTGCCCAACCTTACATCTCACGTTTACCTCAGAAAAAGGCCAATACCTTATGGTGGCAACAATTTTTCTTTTGGGGCGGTGGCATGATGTTAATAGCTGCTGTAGTAACAGTGGTCTTTCTCCGCAATCAAGAAAAGTTCGTGGCGGGTCGAGAAGCTTTATCGGCAAAGTCCCATGAACATGAACAAGTAGTTCCTGCAAAAAATCAGTCTGCTGCTCAAATAGCTTCCCTTTCTGAGTCGAAGAACCGCAATCAAGCTGTATTAGACTTGGCGAAAATGTCTCTTAGACAAACTCAAGCCAGTGATTTGAGTTTAGCGATCGCCACTGCCAGAAAAATTCCGCCAGGTGAGCCGCTTTACGAACAAGCCCAAGAAAATATCAATATTTGGAGTAACATGATCCTTAATTTAGCCGAGGGTCGTGCCAAGCAAAGACAATATACTAATGCGATCGCTGCCGCACAACTCATCAGTAAAGAAAGCTCCCTTTATCCCCAAGCCCAAACAGTAATTAAACAGTGGCGACAAGAAGCCAAGCAATATCTCGCTAACAAAACTTTATTAGATGCGGCTAATGCCTTAATTAAGCCAGGACAAGCCTCTACATATAATCGCGCCATTGAAGTAGCCAAGCGCGTTCCTCAAGGTCAACCAGGATTTGATTTAGCTCAAAAATCAATTAATAAATGGAGCGAAAAAATCTTAGACTTAGCAAAAACTCGTGCTGCTGAGGGTGATCTCAAGTCCGCCATCACCACCGCAACTTTAGTCCCAGAAGAGACATCTGTGTATGAAGATGCTCAAGAAGCAATCCGTAAATGGCAGAAAAAATAG
- a CDS encoding hybrid sensor histidine kinase/response regulator — MSSLSPRPDKILVVDDSPDNVFLIKTILEEESYTVSTAENGFVALAQLEASPCDLVLLDLMMPGMDGYEVTRRIRGEMNLQQYIPILLITAHDAPNVAHGLDLGADDFIRKPVTVDELLARVRSLLRLKHSMDERDEIARQREDFVSRLTHDLRTPLVAADRMLMLFEQGALGELSSQMREVLTIMARSNANLLSMVNTLLEVYRFEAGRKTLAFQPVDLKLLIAEVVGELAPLAAAKALTIEQKYAEELTNSNIMGDRLELHRLLTNLIGNAIKFTESGYIAVRLSPADQNPEISSWGNTSSISGNDYIDIVVADTGSGISPEEQTTLFQRFRQGSHKSSGSGLGLYLSRRIVEAHQGQISVNSVLGKGSEFIVRLPLKP; from the coding sequence ATGAGTTCACTATCGCCGCGCCCTGACAAAATTTTGGTGGTCGATGATTCACCAGATAATGTTTTTTTAATTAAAACCATACTAGAAGAAGAAAGTTATACGGTTAGCACCGCAGAAAATGGTTTTGTTGCTTTAGCCCAACTAGAAGCATCTCCTTGTGACTTGGTATTGCTGGATTTAATGATGCCAGGAATGGATGGTTATGAAGTTACCAGGCGCATTCGTGGAGAGATGAACTTGCAGCAATATATTCCTATTTTGTTAATCACAGCCCACGATGCACCCAACGTTGCACACGGATTAGATTTGGGCGCTGATGATTTTATTCGTAAACCAGTGACGGTAGATGAATTACTTGCCAGAGTGCGATCGCTATTACGACTCAAGCATAGTATGGATGAGCGTGATGAAATTGCCCGTCAGAGAGAAGACTTTGTTTCTCGACTCACCCATGACTTGCGTACGCCCTTAGTCGCGGCTGATCGGATGTTAATGTTATTTGAGCAAGGTGCTTTGGGTGAATTGTCATCGCAAATGCGAGAAGTACTCACCATCATGGCGCGTAGCAATGCCAACTTGCTCTCGATGGTAAATACTTTATTAGAAGTGTATCGATTTGAAGCCGGTCGCAAAACCCTGGCGTTTCAACCTGTTGATTTAAAGCTATTAATTGCCGAAGTAGTTGGAGAACTCGCACCTTTAGCCGCAGCTAAAGCACTGACTATCGAACAAAAATATGCCGAGGAATTAACTAATAGTAATATTATGGGCGATCGCTTAGAACTGCACCGCCTGTTAACTAACCTTATAGGTAATGCCATTAAATTTACTGAATCTGGCTATATAGCAGTGCGCCTCTCCCCCGCAGATCAAAATCCAGAGATTTCCTCCTGGGGAAACACGTCATCTATCTCTGGGAATGACTATATTGATATTGTGGTAGCTGATACAGGTTCGGGTATTTCGCCCGAAGAACAAACAACATTGTTTCAAAGATTTCGTCAAGGTAGCCACAAGAGTTCCGGTAGTGGCTTAGGACTGTATTTATCTCGCCGAATTGTCGAGGCACATCAAGGGCAGATTTCTGTTAATTCTGTATTAGGTAAAGGTAGCGAATTTATTGTCCGTTTACCCCTTAAACCTTGA
- a CDS encoding DNA sulfur modification protein DndB, protein MLQSNEESNNSVLPDIKANFSNLVAPLFSDNYLESCYPGLIFHQGKRKMLQINVPAKDLPTLLQAKPSDKNDPDSGKNRPEVKGHAKEIKDYVVERAKANKPWVLGTITANVDEQSIKIYELGRGICIVIIPNGIKLDITDGQHRKSAIQELILSNESHLVGRDQFAITLILEGNQRQCQTDFRDMAQTKQLDNSLLLSFGEFEGRVGITKNLIEEVQMFQEKTNKIGKNAKQKLIYTTNFIARFVSCVFAENTTDELKGYDVKQSSEALIVCLNRFFSECNDTKLIAETPVDKLTLHQVGAFRESCLLGVSAGLEVLGRLLYSTYDKERNYFDTQKVSEIAKLDWSRRNSIWANNIVRKSGNSDYEVQNRPTAIIDAVKVVKMQLGWS, encoded by the coding sequence ATGCTTCAAAGCAACGAAGAGAGTAACAATAGTGTTTTGCCAGATATCAAAGCTAATTTTAGTAACTTAGTCGCACCGCTTTTTTCAGACAATTATTTGGAGTCATGTTATCCTGGGTTAATTTTTCATCAGGGAAAGCGAAAAATGCTACAAATAAATGTCCCTGCTAAAGATTTACCTACCCTCCTCCAAGCTAAACCCTCTGATAAAAATGATCCTGATTCAGGTAAGAATCGACCAGAAGTAAAAGGTCATGCAAAGGAAATCAAAGACTATGTTGTTGAACGCGCTAAAGCTAATAAACCTTGGGTTTTAGGAACAATTACAGCCAATGTTGATGAGCAGTCTATTAAAATATACGAATTAGGTAGAGGTATTTGTATAGTCATTATTCCTAACGGAATTAAATTAGATATTACGGATGGACAACATCGTAAAAGTGCAATTCAAGAGTTAATTTTGAGTAATGAAAGCCATTTAGTTGGTCGTGACCAATTTGCTATTACGCTGATTTTAGAAGGAAACCAACGCCAGTGCCAAACTGACTTCAGAGATATGGCTCAAACAAAACAGCTAGATAATTCATTGTTATTATCTTTTGGAGAATTTGAAGGTAGAGTTGGTATTACCAAAAACTTAATAGAAGAAGTGCAAATGTTTCAGGAGAAAACAAATAAAATTGGGAAAAATGCTAAACAGAAGTTGATTTACACAACTAATTTTATAGCCAGATTTGTAAGTTGTGTATTTGCAGAAAATACAACTGATGAACTTAAAGGATATGATGTTAAGCAATCATCTGAAGCTTTAATTGTGTGCTTAAATAGATTTTTCTCAGAATGTAATGATACAAAACTTATTGCTGAAACACCTGTAGACAAGCTTACACTTCATCAAGTCGGTGCGTTTAGAGAATCTTGTTTACTAGGTGTCAGTGCTGGATTAGAAGTATTAGGGAGATTGCTATATAGCACTTATGACAAAGAAAGAAATTATTTTGATACACAGAAAGTTTCTGAAATAGCAAAACTAGATTGGTCACGAAGAAATAGTATTTGGGCAAATAATATAGTTAGAAAATCCGGTAATTCTGATTATGAAGTTCAAAATAGACCAACTGCCATAATAGATGCAGTCAAGGTAGTAAAAATGCAGTTGGGATGGAGTTGA
- a CDS encoding sulfite oxidase-like oxidoreductase, producing MLGKFFQKPDKEQGERVPPGQHLAKGFPVLTYGATPKVNIEEWEFRVWGAAKPAVFTLSDFMALPQHEFTADFHCVTRWSKLDVKWTGIKVTDFMNLIEVEKEAAHIMEHCYGGYTTNIAIEDFVREENFFAFQLFGEPLPAEHGGPLRLVVPHLYAWKSAKWINGLEFLKKEELGFWERNGYHRRGEPWAEERYSSSF from the coding sequence ATGTTAGGCAAGTTTTTTCAAAAACCAGATAAAGAACAGGGTGAACGTGTCCCGCCTGGACAGCACCTCGCCAAAGGTTTCCCTGTACTAACTTATGGTGCAACACCCAAAGTCAATATCGAAGAGTGGGAATTTCGCGTTTGGGGTGCGGCTAAACCTGCTGTTTTCACTTTGTCGGACTTTATGGCGCTACCACAGCACGAATTTACAGCAGATTTTCACTGTGTTACCCGTTGGTCAAAACTGGATGTCAAGTGGACTGGCATTAAGGTAACAGATTTTATGAATTTGATAGAGGTAGAAAAAGAAGCCGCCCACATCATGGAACATTGCTATGGTGGCTACACTACTAATATCGCCATTGAAGATTTTGTCCGGGAAGAAAATTTCTTTGCTTTTCAACTGTTTGGAGAACCATTACCCGCAGAACATGGTGGCCCCTTGCGGTTAGTTGTTCCCCATCTCTACGCTTGGAAAAGTGCCAAGTGGATTAATGGTTTAGAATTTCTCAAGAAAGAAGAACTAGGTTTTTGGGAACGCAACGGTTATCATCGCCGGGGCGAACCTTGGGCGGAAGAACGCTATAGCAGTAGTTTTTGA